GTCACGCCTTCCACGTCCGCCCGGTAGCGCGCGACGGCGCGCTCGTAGGCTCCGCCATCGCGCGACTTCAACCGCAGGAGGAGTCGTCGGTAGAGGGGCTGTACGTCCTCGATCCCGTGCTCGGCCAGCGCCTGCGCGTAGGTTTCCGTCATCCCGTCATCTCCATCCGCCTCGCCCGCCCGTCCGTCTCACGGATCACCGCATTCGCAGGTCCCGGCGCGTCCCCCCGCAGGGATCAGTCGTTGTGGCTCAGCTCGTACTCCCGCTGCGCCCGCGTGCGTTCGCTCCCGAGCTTCGCGTCGCGTTTCTTCGCCGCGGCGAGCGACCGTTCCCTGCGCGCATCGGAGTGGACGCGTGGAAGGGAGATGAGTCGGTCCAGCTCCGCACTCCCGCACGGAGGGCACGCGGGCGTCATGGAACCCCGCACCAGGAGTTCGAACTCGTGTGAACACTCGCGGCACCGGTACTCGTATATCGGCATGGATCCTCCAGTCGCGCGGCCCTCCGCAGCATGCTTTTCAGCGGTCGCGCGGGCAAGTCGCCGTCCGTTTCGCAGCGCCCCCCGAGCGGTTTCGGCTTTGACAGACTCCGACTGCCGGTCGGATAATGCCGGGTGGCCACCCCCGTCCGTACCGAAAGAAAGAACTCCATGCCATACGCATCGCGCACATGCGCCCCCTCGACGATCGTGCTCGCGCTGTTCGCGGCCGCACTCACGCTGCCGCCGCCGACCGTCCATGCCCAGGACGGAGCGGCGGATGAAGACACGGAGGCCGTCCTCAACGCCCCCGGACACCCGCTGCTCCTGGGGTTCCGGTGGCGGTCCATCGGGCCGACGGGGCAGGGCGGCCGCGTCGACGACCTCGCGGTCCACCCCGACGACACGCGGATCTTCTACGTCGGCTTCGCGACCGGCGGTCTGTGGAAGACGACGAACCGCGGGACGACGTTCGAGTCGATCTTCGACAGCTACGAGACGCACTCCATCGGCGCCCTCGCCCTCGCGCCCTCCGCTCCCGACGTCCTCTACGTGGGTACGGGCGAGGCGAACAACCGGCAGAGTTCGTCGTTCGGGTACGGCGTCTACAAGAGCACCGACGGCGGCGCCACGTTCGCGCACATGGGACTTCGGGAGACGCAGAGCATAGCGCGCGTCCTCGTCCACCCGACGAATCCGGATGTCGTGTGGGTGGCCGCCGTCGGCCATCTCTTCGGCCCCAACGCGGAGCGCGGCGTGTTCAAGTCCAGCGATGGAGGGGAGAGCTGGCGCCACGTGCTGGCGATCGATGAGGACACCGGCGCGACGGACCTCGTCATGGACCCCTCCGATCCCGATGTCCTGTTCGCCTCCACCTATCAGCGTCGACGCACCGTGTGCTGTTTCGTGGGCGGCGGGCCGGGAAGCG
The Candidatus Palauibacter scopulicola genome window above contains:
- a CDS encoding zinc ribbon domain-containing protein — translated: MPIYEYRCRECSHEFELLVRGSMTPACPPCGSAELDRLISLPRVHSDARRERSLAAAKKRDAKLGSERTRAQREYELSHND